One Opitutaceae bacterium DNA segment encodes these proteins:
- a CDS encoding efflux RND transporter permease subunit — protein sequence MKLPELSVRRPIFTMMIALIVIVLGLFSLRRLKIDLLPTIELPTLSVRTDFDGASPEVIESQVTQIIEEIIATVPGVEELTSTSREGRSEVSVVFSWGTDIDAAALDVQATLEDEINELPEDIVRPRVSKYDVNSFPVVILGISGNLDPVELTTLVENEIRYRFSRLAGVAQVDLFGGYYREVRVEVDPDRLKALGVPLGSVMAALRDANLDLPSGNIESGRYEITLRAPAQFRTIEDIRETMIESTDGSIVSIGQVGNVVDTYQYRSRIERVNGQRGFRVGIRKQADANTVEVSRAVLKEIEEVNREFPQLQVVSVINQGNFIERSIENVARSVIYGGGLAVLVLLFFLRNVRSTVVIAVAIPISIIATFALVYFGGLTLNLMTLGGLALGVGMMVDSSIVVLENIYRRKNETGDSSEEAAAIGAGEVGAAIIASTITTLVIFLPVVFVRGVSGILFKDLAYVIVFSLLCSLLVSLSLLPMLASKLLKHSKAASPRRPPRLEKWSRKADVAFHRLDRFYQELLRAALKHRWPTVSAALGVLAITIVLLPLIGREFLPPSDEGEVRVYGRMEVGTRVELVDEQIRKVEEVVRDMVPEMVASVVRVSGGSADIQASLGPAAGRSRSNVEIASALRNRLEDSIPGMEVRVWAPQGQFLLERLLGGGGDGFTVEIRGFEIETLGALSDLVLQAVADVPGVSDADSSYEEGVPQQEIRVDRDKAAALGLTARDVTSILRTAVAGSDAGNFRTEGNAYRILVQLANARKLTLDEVLDLTLTTPTGDLVALRNVVTTGVSRAPTEIDRKDQQRLVRVRVNVADRDLGSVADDVLRRLDAIPRPDGYTMILAGSFEEQQKATVEMLISMGLALLLVYMVLACQYESLLNPLVVMLSAPMAGIGVVLALLLTGTTFNLQSAIGCIMLGGIVVNNAILLVDQASVLHREGMNVNEAVVESGRRRLRPILMTSLTTILGLLPLALGIGEGADAQAPLARTVIGGLTASTLITLVLIPAVFSLVHSRDRRVKLGKVGVADPA from the coding sequence ATGAAGCTTCCGGAATTGAGCGTTCGCCGGCCGATTTTCACGATGATGATCGCGCTCATCGTGATCGTCCTGGGCCTCTTTTCACTCCGCCGGCTGAAGATCGATCTGCTGCCCACGATCGAGTTGCCGACGCTCAGTGTCCGCACGGATTTCGACGGCGCCAGCCCGGAGGTGATCGAGAGCCAGGTCACCCAGATCATCGAGGAAATCATCGCCACGGTCCCCGGAGTCGAGGAGTTGACCTCGACCTCGCGGGAAGGGCGCAGCGAGGTCTCCGTGGTATTCAGCTGGGGGACCGATATTGATGCCGCCGCGTTGGACGTTCAGGCCACGTTGGAGGATGAGATCAATGAATTGCCGGAGGACATCGTGCGGCCACGGGTGAGCAAGTACGACGTCAACAGCTTCCCGGTGGTCATCCTCGGCATTTCGGGCAATCTCGACCCGGTGGAACTGACCACCCTGGTGGAAAACGAGATCCGCTACCGGTTTTCCCGTTTGGCCGGGGTCGCCCAGGTGGATCTGTTTGGCGGTTACTACCGGGAGGTGCGCGTCGAGGTCGATCCCGATCGACTGAAGGCACTCGGGGTTCCCCTCGGCTCGGTCATGGCCGCCCTGCGGGATGCCAATCTGGACCTGCCCTCGGGCAATATCGAATCGGGTCGTTATGAGATCACGCTGAGGGCTCCGGCGCAGTTCAGGACGATCGAGGATATTCGCGAGACCATGATCGAGTCGACGGACGGCTCGATTGTCTCGATCGGGCAGGTGGGCAATGTCGTCGACACCTACCAGTACCGGTCAAGGATCGAGCGGGTCAACGGTCAGCGTGGTTTTCGGGTGGGAATCCGCAAGCAGGCGGACGCGAATACGGTCGAAGTGTCCCGGGCGGTCCTCAAGGAGATCGAGGAGGTCAACCGGGAGTTTCCGCAGCTGCAGGTGGTTTCCGTCATCAACCAGGGCAATTTCATCGAGCGTTCCATCGAAAACGTGGCGCGTTCGGTCATCTACGGGGGCGGACTCGCCGTGCTCGTCCTGCTCTTCTTTCTGCGGAATGTTCGCAGCACGGTGGTGATCGCAGTCGCCATTCCCATCTCGATCATCGCCACCTTCGCCCTTGTCTATTTCGGCGGACTGACCTTGAACCTGATGACCCTTGGGGGGCTGGCGCTGGGAGTGGGCATGATGGTGGACAGTTCCATCGTGGTCCTGGAGAACATTTATCGCCGGAAGAACGAAACCGGGGACAGCTCTGAAGAAGCCGCTGCGATCGGGGCGGGCGAGGTCGGCGCCGCCATCATCGCCAGCACCATCACCACCCTGGTCATTTTCCTGCCCGTGGTGTTCGTTCGGGGCGTATCCGGAATCTTGTTCAAGGATCTGGCGTATGTCATCGTCTTCTCCCTGCTTTGCTCCCTCCTGGTCTCCCTCAGTCTGTTGCCGATGCTCGCTTCGAAACTGCTGAAGCATTCGAAAGCGGCGTCGCCGCGGCGGCCACCGCGCCTGGAGAAATGGAGCCGGAAAGCGGACGTCGCGTTTCACCGGCTGGATCGTTTTTATCAGGAACTCCTCCGGGCCGCGTTGAAGCATCGCTGGCCCACGGTTTCGGCCGCTTTGGGTGTTCTGGCCATAACGATCGTGCTGCTGCCCCTCATCGGCCGGGAATTCCTTCCCCCCAGTGACGAAGGCGAGGTCCGGGTCTACGGACGGATGGAAGTGGGGACACGGGTGGAGCTGGTCGATGAGCAGATCAGGAAGGTCGAGGAGGTGGTCAGGGATATGGTGCCGGAAATGGTTGCGTCGGTTGTCCGGGTGAGCGGGGGCAGCGCCGATATTCAGGCGTCGCTGGGACCGGCGGCCGGCCGGTCGCGATCGAATGTGGAAATCGCCTCGGCCCTGCGCAATCGACTCGAGGACAGCATTCCCGGCATGGAGGTCCGGGTCTGGGCCCCCCAGGGTCAATTCCTGCTCGAGCGGCTTCTCGGTGGGGGCGGGGACGGGTTCACTGTTGAGATCCGGGGTTTCGAGATCGAGACGCTCGGCGCACTTTCCGACCTTGTCCTGCAGGCGGTCGCCGACGTCCCCGGTGTGTCTGACGCGGATTCCTCCTATGAGGAGGGGGTGCCCCAGCAGGAGATCCGGGTGGATCGCGACAAGGCGGCGGCACTTGGGTTGACGGCGCGGGATGTCACCTCGATTCTCCGCACGGCAGTGGCGGGTTCCGATGCCGGGAATTTCCGGACGGAGGGCAATGCCTACCGCATCCTGGTGCAACTGGCCAATGCGAGAAAACTGACCCTCGATGAGGTCCTCGATCTCACGCTGACCACCCCCACGGGCGATCTGGTCGCCCTGAGGAACGTGGTTACCACCGGTGTCAGTCGCGCTCCAACCGAGATTGACCGGAAGGACCAGCAGCGGCTGGTCCGGGTCAGGGTCAATGTGGCCGACCGCGATCTCGGATCGGTGGCCGACGATGTGCTCCGTCGCCTCGATGCCATCCCCCGGCCCGACGGCTACACCATGATTCTGGCGGGGAGCTTTGAGGAGCAACAGAAGGCGACCGTCGAAATGCTGATCTCGATGGGGCTTGCGCTTCTCCTCGTCTACATGGTCCTCGCCTGCCAATACGAGTCGTTGCTCAATCCCCTGGTGGTCATGCTTTCCGCGCCGATGGCCGGGATCGGAGTGGTGCTCGCGCTCCTCCTGACCGGCACCACCTTCAATCTGCAGTCGGCCATCGGTTGCATCATGCTGGGCGGCATCGTCGTCAACAATGCCATCCTTCTGGTCGACCAGGCCAGTGTGTTGCATCGCGAAGGGATGAACGTCAATGAGGCGGTCGTGGAATCCGGGCGCCGCCGCCTGCGGCCCATCCTGATGACCTCGCTGACCACCATCCTCGGGTTGCTTCCGCTGGCTCTCGGAATCGGGGAGGGAGCCGATGCCCAGGCCCCCCTGGCGCGGACCGTCATCGGCGGACTGACCGCTTCGACCCTGATCACGCTGGTGCTGATTCCGGCCGTCTTTTCGCTGGTTCACAGTCGGGACCGCAGAGTCAAACTGGGGAAGGTCGGGGTGGCGGATCCGGCCTGA
- a CDS encoding Gfo/Idh/MocA family oxidoreductase, producing the protein MSSSPVRLAFIGLGGMGQVAHLRNYVLDPGVTVVAAAELRPELGRRVCERYGIPRLYPDHRELLEKEEVDGIVAIQQFTRHGQIVPELLKQGVPILTEKPLARSWEVGSGILKAAQAARTPLYVAYHKRSDPAVIHARKIMAGWRQNGEFGRLKYIRLTMPPGGWPSPSTGYDPMLRTDEPYPELERDPHGTGLDEKAVARLDAFVNYYIHQVNLMRHLMGEDYSVSYADPAGVVLGVNSVSGVSGTLEMAPYQSASEWQEQAFIAFEKANIRVDIPGPLTADAAGRVTVFRDRFDGTPPETLSPSLPPVHAMRQQAIHFADALRGNPTPLCRAEEALKDLQTAREYMDLFLKTTT; encoded by the coding sequence ATGTCTTCTTCACCCGTGCGTCTGGCCTTCATCGGTCTTGGAGGCATGGGACAGGTCGCCCACCTCCGCAACTATGTCCTCGACCCGGGCGTCACCGTTGTCGCCGCGGCCGAACTTCGGCCCGAATTGGGTCGCAGGGTCTGTGAGCGCTATGGCATTCCGCGCCTCTACCCCGATCATCGTGAGCTCCTCGAAAAAGAGGAGGTCGACGGAATCGTGGCGATCCAGCAATTCACCCGGCACGGACAGATCGTTCCCGAATTGCTGAAGCAAGGGGTTCCGATCCTGACCGAGAAGCCGCTCGCCCGCTCCTGGGAAGTCGGTTCCGGGATCCTGAAGGCGGCCCAGGCTGCCCGGACTCCTCTTTATGTCGCCTACCACAAACGCAGTGATCCTGCGGTTATCCATGCGAGGAAGATCATGGCGGGGTGGCGCCAGAACGGCGAATTCGGACGCCTCAAGTACATCCGGCTGACCATGCCGCCGGGAGGGTGGCCGTCACCAAGCACCGGGTACGATCCGATGCTGCGCACCGACGAGCCCTATCCGGAACTCGAGCGCGATCCGCACGGAACCGGGCTGGACGAGAAGGCGGTGGCCCGGCTCGACGCCTTCGTCAATTACTATATCCACCAGGTCAACCTGATGCGCCACCTGATGGGGGAGGACTACTCGGTCAGCTACGCCGATCCGGCCGGTGTGGTTCTCGGGGTAAACTCGGTATCGGGTGTGTCGGGCACGCTGGAAATGGCGCCCTATCAATCGGCCAGCGAGTGGCAGGAGCAGGCCTTCATCGCCTTTGAAAAGGCCAATATCCGCGTGGACATTCCCGGGCCACTCACCGCGGACGCGGCGGGACGGGTCACGGTTTTTCGGGATCGCTTCGACGGCACCCCGCCGGAGACGCTCTCCCCGTCCTTGCCGCCGGTCCACGCCATGCGCCAGCAGGCCATCCATTTTGCCGATGCGCTGCGCGGGAATCCCACGCCGTTATGCCGGGCGGAGGAAGCGCTCAAGGATCTGCAGACGGCACGCGAATACATGGACCTCTTTCTGAAGACGACAACCTAG
- a CDS encoding VCBS repeat-containing protein — MPIRFSRVFLSAEAFEAAGVFDVDGDGVPDIVTGGFWYKGPDFRERFLVGDRLPRFNDYYDEFSVIPIDVDGDGRLDFVTGGWWGGSLRWRRNPGDAKAKWDEFTIADNVGNIETTRAWDIDGDGELEIVPNTPNSPLCAYKRIAHGQFAYHVLHTKPLGHGLGFGDIDGDGRGEFITPKGILKAPEAGPFSGEWSFSEKFELGGDASIPILVVDLDGDGVSELIVGNSHSYGLSWWKPSTATTGRHTWVKHPIDPFNSQYHDLQWADIDGDGQPELITGKRYLAHCGRDPGEYDDLGIYIFKWTGSGFAKHVVAYGPPGVGKGCGIQFALADLRGTGRLDIVAPGKDGLAVFFNEGS; from the coding sequence ATGCCCATCCGCTTTTCCCGCGTTTTCCTGTCCGCCGAGGCCTTCGAGGCCGCCGGGGTCTTCGATGTTGATGGCGATGGCGTGCCTGACATCGTGACCGGCGGATTCTGGTACAAAGGTCCCGATTTCCGGGAACGGTTCCTCGTGGGTGATCGATTGCCCCGTTTCAATGACTATTATGACGAGTTTTCCGTCATCCCGATTGACGTTGACGGAGACGGACGTCTCGACTTTGTCACCGGAGGCTGGTGGGGCGGCAGCTTGAGGTGGCGGAGAAATCCCGGTGATGCAAAAGCCAAATGGGACGAGTTCACCATCGCCGACAATGTCGGCAATATCGAAACCACCCGTGCGTGGGATATCGACGGCGACGGTGAATTGGAGATCGTTCCCAATACGCCGAACAGCCCGCTCTGCGCTTACAAGCGGATCGCTCACGGTCAGTTCGCCTATCATGTCCTTCATACCAAACCTCTCGGTCACGGGCTTGGGTTCGGGGATATTGACGGCGATGGTCGAGGCGAGTTCATCACCCCGAAGGGCATCCTGAAGGCTCCGGAAGCGGGTCCGTTTTCCGGCGAATGGTCATTCTCCGAGAAATTCGAACTCGGCGGGGATGCCAGCATTCCGATTCTGGTGGTCGATCTGGACGGCGATGGAGTCAGTGAACTCATCGTCGGCAACAGCCACAGCTATGGCCTGAGCTGGTGGAAACCGTCCACCGCCACAACCGGCCGGCACACCTGGGTCAAACATCCGATCGATCCGTTCAACAGCCAGTATCACGATCTGCAATGGGCCGATATTGACGGCGACGGACAGCCCGAACTGATTACCGGGAAGCGTTACCTGGCTCATTGCGGTCGGGACCCCGGAGAATACGACGATTTGGGAATCTATATCTTCAAATGGACCGGTTCCGGATTTGCCAAGCATGTCGTCGCGTACGGACCGCCCGGGGTGGGCAAGGGATGCGGCATTCAATTCGCCCTGGCCGACCTGCGGGGAACCGGTCGCCTGGATATCGTGGCGCCGGGCAAGGATGGCCTGGCCGTCTTCTTCAATGAGGGTTCCTGA
- the melA gene encoding alpha-galactosidase gives MPKKIAMIGAGSVVFCKTLIADMLATPVLQDSEFVLMAPTETKLRRMESFVSRMIRDNGFAATCRATTNRQEAIKDADFVVVMIQVGGNEAFGLDYEIPLKYGVDQCIGDTLGPGGIFRGQRHIPVLVGIADDMKRLARPHAIMLQYANPMAANCLALGRISPVPFVGLCHGVQTTLDLIAGYCGIADKHEITYTCGGVNHMDWFLRLEHRGRDLYPELREKFEQPEYYKNEKVRGEVFRHFGYFMTESTGHLSEYVPWFRKNAKAMDLYCDEPAFGGETGAYYKWGTTMAAKYAVHDPLEFETTVIEGRSAEYCSWIMEAVATGRPFRFMGNVRNDGYITNLPAGCCVEVPTFADDTGLRPTVVGELPPQCAALCQTNVNVQQLVADAALSGDPEHLVHALALDPLTAAVCTLKEMREMAAEMLEAQRTWLPQFEGRSIRPTPTILIPPDCVPAEVPIDPALAIHKRFGTLIEQKTE, from the coding sequence ATGCCCAAGAAAATCGCCATGATCGGAGCCGGCTCTGTCGTCTTCTGCAAGACGCTGATTGCCGACATGCTGGCCACCCCCGTGCTGCAGGACTCCGAATTCGTCCTGATGGCGCCGACCGAGACCAAGCTCCGGCGGATGGAGTCCTTCGTCAGCCGGATGATCCGCGACAATGGCTTTGCCGCAACCTGCCGGGCCACGACCAATCGGCAGGAGGCGATCAAGGATGCGGATTTTGTCGTGGTCATGATCCAGGTGGGCGGTAATGAGGCGTTCGGTCTCGACTACGAGATCCCGCTCAAGTACGGCGTCGACCAATGCATCGGCGATACCCTCGGTCCGGGCGGGATTTTCCGGGGCCAGCGCCACATTCCGGTCTTGGTGGGGATCGCTGACGACATGAAGCGGCTGGCGCGGCCGCATGCCATCATGCTCCAGTATGCCAATCCGATGGCGGCCAATTGTCTGGCTCTGGGTAGAATCTCGCCGGTGCCGTTCGTTGGCCTTTGTCACGGCGTCCAGACAACGCTCGACCTGATCGCGGGTTACTGCGGAATCGCGGACAAGCACGAGATCACCTACACCTGCGGAGGGGTCAATCACATGGACTGGTTCCTCCGCCTCGAACACCGGGGCCGGGACCTTTATCCGGAGCTGCGGGAGAAGTTCGAGCAGCCGGAGTACTACAAGAACGAGAAAGTACGCGGCGAGGTCTTCCGGCATTTCGGCTACTTCATGACCGAATCGACCGGTCACCTCTCGGAATACGTGCCGTGGTTTCGCAAGAACGCCAAGGCGATGGATCTCTACTGCGACGAACCCGCCTTTGGTGGCGAGACCGGCGCTTATTACAAGTGGGGCACGACCATGGCCGCGAAGTACGCCGTCCACGATCCGCTCGAGTTCGAAACCACTGTGATCGAAGGCCGGTCGGCCGAATACTGTTCCTGGATCATGGAAGCCGTTGCGACTGGGCGACCCTTCCGCTTCATGGGCAATGTGCGCAATGACGGCTATATCACCAATCTGCCGGCGGGCTGCTGTGTGGAGGTGCCCACCTTTGCCGACGACACCGGGCTGCGCCCCACCGTTGTCGGTGAGCTCCCGCCCCAATGCGCGGCGCTCTGCCAGACCAACGTCAACGTCCAGCAGCTGGTGGCGGACGCGGCCTTGAGCGGCGACCCGGAGCACCTGGTTCATGCCCTGGCCCTCGACCCGCTCACCGCGGCAGTCTGCACCCTCAAGGAAATGCGCGAAATGGCGGCCGAGATGCTGGAAGCCCAGCGCACCTGGCTCCCGCAGTTCGAGGGCAGGTCGATCCGCCCGACCCCGACGATCCTGATACCGCCGGACTGTGTCCCGGCCGAGGTCCCGATCGATCCTGCCCTGGCCATCCACAAGCGCTTCGGCACCCTGATCGAGCAGAAGACGGAGTAG
- a CDS encoding type II toxin-antitoxin system Phd/YefM family antitoxin, protein MGLFDAKNRFSELCDTVARTSEPVLVTRRGKPLVRVVPATDAKDVGRSSVWDSVKEGRAKYGPIQDDLELPDREICDNRPSPIG, encoded by the coding sequence ATGGGTTTATTCGATGCCAAGAACCGGTTTTCGGAACTCTGCGACACGGTAGCGCGGACTTCCGAGCCGGTCCTGGTGACCCGCCGCGGCAAGCCCCTGGTGCGGGTCGTTCCGGCGACCGACGCCAAGGATGTGGGACGGTCGAGTGTCTGGGACAGTGTCAAGGAAGGGCGGGCAAAATACGGGCCCATCCAGGATGACCTGGAATTGCCGGACCGGGAAATCTGTGACAATCGCCCGAGCCCGATTGGTTGA
- a CDS encoding type II toxin-antitoxin system VapC family toxin translates to MLTHLLDTSVYSQRLRPNPLESVVDRWRRLGDSALAVSGICEAELRYGLAKKDSNRLWSEYREFLENRLVLLPVDKAVADAFGEIKAVMEREGQPRPDFDLLIAATARAHRLILATLNARHFVGIPGLQVEDWARA, encoded by the coding sequence ATGCTGACCCATTTACTGGATACCTCGGTCTATTCGCAGCGTTTGCGTCCGAATCCGCTGGAATCCGTAGTTGATCGCTGGAGACGACTTGGCGACTCGGCCTTGGCTGTCTCCGGTATTTGCGAGGCGGAACTGCGTTATGGCCTGGCCAAAAAAGACTCGAACCGCCTCTGGTCGGAATACCGCGAATTTCTCGAGAATCGCCTTGTTCTCCTCCCTGTCGACAAAGCCGTGGCGGATGCCTTCGGTGAGATCAAGGCGGTGATGGAGCGGGAAGGTCAGCCCAGACCGGATTTTGACCTGTTGATTGCCGCCACCGCGCGTGCCCATCGATTGATCCTCGCCACGCTCAATGCGCGTCATTTCGTGGGAATTCCCGGCTTGCAGGTGGAAGACTGGGCCCGCGCGTAA
- a CDS encoding AMP-binding protein, translating into MNRGISSTDLIRLGLSEGDANGLVAAFKALRELEIPPSDQWRQLIAGPLSPEVPFPVHRFVHEWIYADWDEADGPRPAWLPGSDCLETSNIGRVMGDLGIGDYRDFHCWSTRNRDDFWAAMIDRLGIRFHEPFREIRLPESPLEKPDWLPGARMNIAESCFQAEADAPAVVFVDSEGNLDRLSYCGLARLSGRVANGLTDAGFVPGDPIAVIMPMTVESVAIYLGIVLAGCVVVSISDSFAAEEMASRLKITGTKGVFTQDRLVRMGKSIDLYQRVVESVAPPAIVIGRDPSDSVDLLRDCDQTWSGFLSDDSGFEAVVADPAASTNYLFSSGTTGEPKVIPWSQTTPIKCATDAWLHQDIHPGDVLAWPTNLGWMMGPWLIYGALINRATIALFPDAPTGRAFGQFVQDAGVTMLGLVPSLVRSWRASRCMEGLDWSRIRVFSSTGECSNAGDMHYLMWLAGYRPVIEYCGGTEIGGAYLTGTVVQASAPATFSSPALGLDFDIVDEEGELSSTGEVLLVPPSIGLSNELLNADHEGVYFGGVPPSGDGRPRRRHGDELETLGGGYYRHHGRADDTMNLGGIKVSSVEIERILNRVDGVRESAAIAVPPAGGGPDRLVVHLVVEPGNDQTQEAWMTALQKAIREHLNPLFRVADVVRIDALPRTASNKVMRRILRTAYQEGHG; encoded by the coding sequence ATGAATCGAGGAATCTCATCGACCGACCTGATCCGCCTGGGCCTCTCCGAGGGCGACGCCAACGGTCTGGTGGCTGCGTTCAAGGCGCTCAGGGAGCTCGAGATTCCTCCGTCGGACCAGTGGCGGCAGTTGATTGCAGGTCCGTTGTCACCGGAAGTGCCTTTTCCCGTCCATCGGTTCGTCCACGAATGGATCTATGCCGACTGGGACGAAGCGGACGGCCCGCGTCCGGCCTGGCTGCCCGGATCGGATTGTCTGGAGACCAGCAATATCGGGCGGGTAATGGGTGATCTTGGGATCGGCGACTACCGTGATTTCCATTGCTGGTCGACCCGGAATCGGGACGATTTCTGGGCGGCGATGATCGATCGGCTCGGTATCCGATTTCACGAACCGTTCCGGGAGATTCGGCTTCCGGAAAGTCCCCTCGAGAAACCGGACTGGCTCCCGGGAGCGCGGATGAATATCGCGGAGAGCTGTTTCCAGGCCGAGGCAGATGCGCCGGCGGTGGTTTTTGTCGATTCCGAAGGGAACCTCGATCGGCTTTCCTATTGCGGATTGGCACGACTCAGTGGCCGGGTGGCGAATGGCCTGACCGACGCCGGATTTGTTCCGGGTGATCCCATCGCCGTCATCATGCCGATGACCGTGGAGTCGGTGGCCATTTATCTGGGCATCGTGCTTGCGGGGTGCGTGGTGGTCTCGATTTCCGACAGCTTTGCCGCGGAAGAGATGGCCTCGCGTCTCAAGATTACCGGTACGAAGGGGGTTTTTACCCAAGATCGGCTTGTCCGGATGGGAAAGTCGATCGACCTCTATCAGCGGGTCGTCGAGTCCGTTGCGCCACCCGCCATTGTGATCGGTCGGGATCCCTCAGATTCAGTCGATTTGTTGCGCGATTGTGATCAGACCTGGAGTGGTTTCCTCAGTGATGATTCCGGTTTCGAGGCCGTGGTCGCCGATCCCGCTGCGTCGACGAACTACCTCTTCTCCTCGGGCACGACGGGTGAGCCCAAGGTCATCCCCTGGAGTCAGACCACGCCGATCAAGTGCGCAACCGATGCCTGGCTGCACCAGGATATTCATCCGGGCGACGTCCTGGCCTGGCCGACCAACCTCGGCTGGATGATGGGACCCTGGCTGATCTACGGGGCCCTGATCAATCGCGCCACGATCGCACTTTTCCCGGATGCACCGACGGGTCGGGCCTTCGGGCAGTTTGTTCAGGACGCCGGCGTCACCATGCTCGGGCTTGTCCCCAGCCTGGTCCGCTCCTGGCGGGCGAGTCGCTGCATGGAGGGGCTGGATTGGAGCCGGATCCGGGTTTTCAGCAGCACCGGTGAATGTTCCAATGCCGGGGACATGCACTACCTGATGTGGCTGGCCGGGTACCGTCCCGTCATCGAGTATTGCGGGGGCACGGAGATCGGCGGCGCCTACCTTACCGGGACGGTGGTCCAGGCCTCGGCACCCGCGACTTTTTCCAGCCCGGCCCTCGGGCTCGATTTTGACATCGTCGATGAGGAAGGCGAGTTGTCGTCGACCGGAGAAGTGCTGCTTGTCCCGCCGTCGATCGGCCTGTCGAATGAGCTGCTCAATGCCGACCATGAAGGTGTCTATTTCGGGGGGGTGCCCCCGTCAGGCGACGGCCGGCCACGCCGCCGGCACGGAGATGAGCTCGAGACACTTGGTGGCGGCTACTACCGTCACCACGGACGAGCCGATGACACGATGAATCTCGGCGGAATCAAGGTCAGTTCGGTTGAGATCGAGCGTATCCTGAACCGGGTCGACGGTGTCCGGGAGAGCGCGGCGATCGCCGTGCCGCCGGCCGGGGGCGGCCCGGACCGGTTGGTAGTCCATCTGGTGGTCGAGCCGGGAAATGACCAGACACAGGAGGCGTGGATGACCGCCTTGCAGAAGGCGATCCGGGAGCACCTCAATCCGCTCTTCCGGGTGGCGGACGTCGTCCGAATCGACGCCTTGCCCCGCACGGCCTCCAACAAGGTCATGCGCCGGATCCTGCGGACTGCCTACCAGGAAGGGCATGGTTGA
- a CDS encoding 3-hydroxyacyl-CoA dehydrogenase family protein: MSTHSFRTVACLGAGTIGSSWATLFAARGVPVRLYDIDGPTLGRGLARALGNLDRLVQAELLGADEAGIAKGHIAAFDGLEEALDGADFIQESVREDYAVKADLFRRIEPLMGMDTVIASSSSGLLITRMQSVLTHPERALIAHPFNPPHLIPLVELVPGARTDPAVVERVKGFFSGLGKVPVVLRKEVPGHIANRLAAALWRESVDLVASGVASVEDVDKALRAGPGLRWALMGQHLIYHLGGGDGGYRHLIEHIGASATAWWESMATWTEIPEAAKEQVIRGIEESVGDRSVQELAEERDRNLAKILKVLGSGGR, from the coding sequence ATGAGCACCCATTCCTTCAGGACGGTGGCCTGCCTTGGGGCGGGAACGATCGGCAGCAGCTGGGCGACGCTTTTTGCCGCGAGGGGCGTCCCCGTGCGTCTCTACGACATCGATGGCCCAACCCTTGGCCGCGGACTGGCGCGGGCGTTGGGGAATCTTGACCGGCTGGTGCAGGCCGAGTTGCTGGGCGCAGATGAGGCCGGGATCGCCAAAGGTCACATTGCGGCATTCGATGGGCTGGAAGAAGCGCTGGACGGGGCCGATTTCATCCAGGAGTCGGTGCGCGAGGATTATGCCGTCAAGGCCGACCTCTTCCGAAGGATTGAACCGTTGATGGGCATGGATACCGTGATTGCGAGCAGTTCCTCCGGCCTGCTCATCACGCGGATGCAGTCGGTGCTCACGCACCCGGAGCGCGCCCTGATCGCCCACCCATTCAATCCGCCCCATCTCATTCCGCTGGTGGAGTTGGTTCCCGGCGCCCGCACCGACCCGGCCGTAGTGGAGAGGGTGAAGGGGTTCTTTTCAGGCCTGGGCAAGGTCCCTGTCGTCCTGCGGAAGGAGGTCCCGGGCCATATTGCCAATCGCCTGGCCGCGGCGCTCTGGCGTGAATCCGTCGATCTGGTCGCCTCGGGCGTGGCCAGCGTGGAGGATGTGGACAAGGCGCTGCGGGCCGGGCCGGGTCTGCGCTGGGCCCTGATGGGACAGCACCTTATCTACCATCTCGGCGGAGGCGATGGCGGCTACCGTCACCTGATCGAGCATATCGGTGCATCGGCCACGGCCTGGTGGGAATCGATGGCGACCTGGACGGAGATACCGGAGGCGGCCAAGGAACAGGTCATTCGCGGGATCGAGGAATCGGTCGGTGATCGCAGTGTCCAGGAACTGGCCGAGGAGCGGGACCGCAACCTGGCGAAGATCCTCAAGGTTCTGGGATCCGGAGGGCGGTAG